GTTAGGGTGGCAACATTCTTCTTAGCAGGGGGTCGTGAGCTCCTGTTCTAGAGAATGGAGGCCTCGGAGGGAGCAGCTGGGAGTCTAGCTGGCTCTTTCTAACTCTCTTCTATTAGGGTGGAGTAAAGGACGGCTCTAGAAAGAAAGGCCCAAATGCTGACTAGCTTTCTCTgccctttttctcctcttccctcacttGTCTCACCTTCATTTCAGCAGTaaggggaggtggggtgggagacAGATGCTCCTTTAATTCTGTCTTGACCACATGCTTGTTCCTTCAAAGGTCTATGTGTTTATACATTAGgtaaacacatataaatatacagtATGTccgtgtatacatacacacacactctctaTACATTGTTAGGGAggaaaaatgtagaaaaacatttttcttaccTTCTCACAATTGAGGGCAAAAGGATAAGTAAATAAGGTATTAAAATTCTTCCTCAATGGTTACTAAAACGACTCCCCCCTCTGAAAGCCTGTCCTAACTCCTTTAAGATTTCCGAAAAATAACTGACGAATCAATCATTTAACCAAAAACAAGGCCTATACACCGATTCTCATCTCCTTTGTACTTGGGATGAGCAAAAGTGATTTCCCACGTGAAAGAAAAAAGCCAGTTTTGAGTACAAAGGGGACAAGAATCAGGCCCCCGAAGGCAAGTCCTCTCTTCTGAGATCCTCATCTCTGTGTACCTCTACTGCTAGAATTCTGTCACAGTAGTTCTTGTGTAGTTGCTTTGAAGCAAAAGGGacaattatttcctcttttcacAGCAGCTGATGTAGGTATCTCAACTGCTAACCTTCTACTTGAACCCCTTCCACCCATGCTATAATGGAGCCCTTTTTAATATCATGGTGTTAAACCTGGATGGGACCTTGGGGGTTCATCTCCTAAAAAACCCTCTATttctcagatgagaaaacaaagacatCAGCTAGCTGTCTCATCCACTACATCATTTAGTTAGAAAGTTATCAGggccagaatttgaattcagaccctctgactctaaatccagcactTTCCCCATTAATATCAAGCTTTTTagaatggaggggaaaaaaggagaactTGCCACTCTCTTTTTTGAGCCATAAAGAGAATCCTTAGTTTACACTGGTACTGGTAATGTGGCCAGTGaaataaaaattgaggaaaccaGATACTGCTATGAGACAAGTTAAACGTTAACTTGCAGATGGATGGTTGACTCTTGAAGCTCAtacacaaaatggaaaaaaaaaagtcactagaATAAAGCAGCGGATGTAAGTACCTTGCAAGCATTTCTGAATGTCACAGGCTTGTTTCTGGCAGGGATCCTTCTGGGACATATCCAttaaaactaaaacaagaaaaaaaaaggattatagaGTGTTTATTTGGCTTTCTCATAAACAAGCTTCTCTGGCTCACAGTCTCTACTTTGCCTCTGATTTCTACCCCTAACCAGACTGAGATTTAGGGCGTTCCATCTAAGATGATCACTATGAACCCCTTCCTTCACCACGGGAAAATAGTTACATTTGAGGAATTATAAAACACTGGCCACTTCCAGGATGAATAGACTGCGTTTAGAGCACCGACCTCACTCAATTAGGGATAACaatcttttatatttactttCATAACTGTTAACATAAGAGAGGCTTTCCAAAAGGCAAGAAGATCCTCCATTCtccactcctcccccccccccaggctttCCCTTCATTTCCAATGCAATTGAACTAGCACGGCTACTTCTGCTTTATCTCAGGAAGCTCCTTACCAGGGCTAGGAAATGTGTCCTGGGGAACCGGCCCCAACTATAATGCTATTGTGCCCCGGAAGCCCCTAAAGTGTATTTTTAGAGGTTTCCAAGAAAGTAGGGTGTTACTTAAAGATAAAATCTAGTAAGCAGAGATATTGCGTTTAAAAACTCCCTGAGACTTTGAAGACATGTGACATTTCTGAAAGGGGAAAGGTCCTTGAAGACTGCAGCCAACCCAGGTGGTGCCCTTTCTCAGAGCTCCTAAGTTCTCAAGTTCTCAGTGGATCCAAGTATACCAGTGCTGGAATGGAAGACATGCAAGCAAAAACGAGGATGTTTTTATGAAGGGAGAAATAGGAATGCAAagtttggggagggaaggggggaaggaggtgggaaaaaaaaccaaaagacaTGTTGACTGCTGAAGGCTCCCGTCTAAGTCAGTACCAAGTCCTTGGTGATCAGGGCATCTTTTCTGGAGGTGCTGCTTTTTGTGTGAGGATGTCAAACGGAGGTTCTGACCGACGATGTCCATTAAAGATTCCATGGCACTTTCCAAGAGTCAGAGGTTTTAAGCTAGGTGTCCTGACTCAATGCCCACCTCTGGACTGGCCTTGTATCTACCTAACATTCCCCCTGCGGTATGACAGTATTCTTCGCTTTCCTTCCTAAACTGTTATGCTGTGTTCTTGAACAGTTTTCACTTTTCCCCCCAAAGGTAGATGCACACTTCAGTGCTGGGTGAAGTGATTCCCATAGAATGTACACAACAAATGGACATATCTTCCTAGAATCCCAGCACCTGGAAAACAAACATCATTATTAAAACTCCAGAACCAAGGAGAAGGGCAACAAACCAACACCACAGAAAAAGCTAAAGAGACAACGGCAGTATTTACCAGATTAATCGTCAGGCAAGAGCTTAAGCAACAGCTCCTCCACTCCCCTGACCTGttaagcaaagagaaaaaagaatagagcTCTCTCTCGCTCTTTCTCTCCTAGAAGGGGCTAAATCAAATTGCAAACCAGTAGCCATCATACATACCATTAAGTGGTGCTCTATCTCCCATATCCTAGAGTTGTTATCCAGGTAGTGCTCTTCAGGGTACAGCTGCCACATTAGTgggagctgggagggagggagatgactGGGCCTGACTGCATCACTTAGGGGTACCTGTACCTGCTGCACTCGAGCCCTAATGAAACTGGTCTCCTATGGGGAAATAATTGTAAACACTGAAACCATACCCTCCCCAGAGACTAGAAATGGACAGAAACCAAGTTGAGAGAAAATCAAGAGTTACCTCTTCCACAAATGCAATCCATGTTCGCTGGTATTCATCCCGGTAGACACCTTCCTGGTGTACCCAGAGGTGATCAGGTGGGGCTCCCACAATGTCCCCTTCTGCCATTCTGGGCCTTGGGTTCCAATTCTAAGATTGCTTTTGTCCACCTAAGTCTGCAGCACCCATGCCCAGGACACAAGTGTGATTTCTGGGGTCTGCATGAATTCATGAGTGAGCTATTAGGCCTGAAAGTCATCGCCTGGTCCTAGAGATCACCTggggcaggggttcttaacctagagTTGGAACCTGGGTctcccccccttttcttcctattttttttaaaaagcattttgctAATTGGATCACAATATCATCGGAGTCCTTGATAATCCTACGTCCTTTATGTGATCCATTCAAAAACAAGATTTGGAGGAGTCCGGAGCTTTCACCAGACTGCCCTAGAGGTCCGTGACAcataaaggttaagaacccctcaCCTAGGATCTGGCCAAATTAATCTTTGCAAACTCTAAGACTCAACAGAAGAAACTAGAAGCCCATCGCAAACTAACCATCCTGGCAACCACTCATGCTCTTTGGGAATGGCGAGGGCacaagctgggaagtgtgtgaggggAAAGTGGGCTCTGCCAACACCAGTTCTCTGAGGTGGCTGGGGGGAGAGGGCCATTCATTCCATAACTGTCACTGGGAGAAATGGCATTCTAAGAATGGGATAAGCTTGCCTTTCCTTGAAAAGGAACATGGTAGGATGGCAGCAAAAGCCTTGgacaggaaacctgggttcaagcgCCAGAGAACTTGTGTTTCCTATCCCTCAAGACCTGGATCAAGCTAAGCACCTGGCCTTTCACTTAAATCTATAcccatagttttctttttttaagagcaAAAGACCCCTTCAAATAACCTACTACAGTGTGGGATCTCAAAAACCAGAGCAGCAGAACTCCAGCCCTGGCAGATCTTGCCAAGCTAGAGGGACTCTGACAGAGTAACAACTACTGTGTATACAGCACTATACCTGCCCTACCTCATTTGAGtcccacaacaaccttgtgagtaGGTACAATGAGCCCCAGACCATAGCATGCAGCCTCTCACCCTATGACTGACCTTTAGGTTCAACTAGTTCCACAGGTGGAAATCATCCAAAGTCCTACCTATCTGTCCAACAAGCCGAGCCGAAGGTTCTGTCGGGACACATCCAGTATGGTCAAAGACAACTGGAGTAAGATGCTGGAAGCCGGAAAAGTCATGTGAGCTGGAGACAGAGATTTGGGAGTTGTGCACATTGAGCCTGCGGCCCCAAGAGTGGATGATGAGATGCCAGGTGGCAGATGtcaacaaagaaaagaagagggccaAGAACGATGTTGGCATGAGCCCACAgttgagccagagaaggaagtggaaaggaACGCTAgctaaaggaagaggaagaggagctgTGACCGGCAAAGCTAGAAGAGTCCTTAGGGATCCCTCTTGTCCAATCCCAtcacatttgacagatgaagaaactgagatccgtGAAGTCATGGGATTTGCCCAATGCCAGGACTAGAGGCTAGGATTCTGGATTCCTCCAACCTAGTATGTGTTGCCTCTCCAAGCAGAGGATGAAAATGAAGAGGTGCAGGAAGAAGTTAGATAAATTCAGGAATGATGTGGCCTAAGGCAAAAAGGGGCTATTCTGGGACCTCCCTAACTGTTTGAGGGGATATTGAGAGTCCCATCTGATAGGGGGCACAGCGCTCTTCTGACATCTAGCTGGAGTTCTGTCACTTAAACTGAAAGGACTCCGGGGAAgacttccttttccattccaaTTCCCAGATTTGTCCTTGTTTGCTTTGCAATGAGAAAGCTGCTTCCAATGGCCACTGgctttgaacccagaaagatTGCCCCAGTGAAATGGTCCACCCCAATTGATTGCTTTATGCCTGGAGGACACATAcccagaaagaactgtggaatcaTGAGCTGCCAACTAGATTGCACTGTCATCCTGGATATGCCTAAACAGGAGGCCAAGCCAAACTGCCCCCTGCCCAGCATGTGTGGGCTGGCTGGGGAAGAAGTGGCCCAATTGCTTTCCATGGCTAAGGAAGGGAAGCCTGAGGGGAGTTTGGGGTGGCAGCCTGGGCCGGTGGGTGCAAATGTTACCATTAGTGACCCCGATGGTGACAAAGGGGCCATAGGATCTTTGCTAAGCTGGCGAGCCAAGAACCAAAAGGGCTTCTTTCGGTACCACTAGAGATGAAAAGTGCCTGCCTGCCTTAGGAAAAAGAGGCAAGACTGGAGGGAGGCCGGGCGAAGCGCTGCTGCCCCCGCAGCCACCTCTGCTGCAGGGTTGGGATCAGTGAACCTACCTGTAGTTAGAGCTCTAAGAAGAATATGGGCTGGGCTGATGGCTTCCCGCTCTAACTCTCCGTTTTCTGCCCTGCAAAGTCACAGCGCCCCTAGAGTTGACCCAAAGGCCCGGCTTGCCCTCTGCAGAACCTCAGAGCAAGAGGGGCAGCCTGGATCACGGTGGGCAGGATGCTGACTGCGATGGCCAGAAAGCCGGGGACACCCGCCCCGccccggcccctcccccctcccccccccaagagaCATCGCTTCGTTTCTTTAATAAAATGCTGCACCCCAAACCCCTGCGGTGTGTCAGCCTCTGTCCTCCGGGCCAAAGGGAACGAAATGGAAtggctcctctcccctccccctcgtTCCCTGAAGGCCCCTAACCCGGGGGCCTAACTAATCTCAGAAAAATGAAAGGGCAAAAAGAAACATTTGAAAACAATACTAACAAACCCACCCCCAACTCAGCGGGAGGTCCTGGGGGGGGGCGAAGCGGGGCCGCGCGCCGTGGGGGGCGAGCGAACGCACGTGGAATTCTAGGCCGTTgcaggagggggaggggcggcGGCCCGTGAGGGCCGCACGAGGCCGGGCGCAAAAGCGCGGGAAGGGCGCGCGAGGGGGAGGGGCCGTTAGCGGGCGcctgaggagaaaggaaagttctAGAATCTGCCTCGCGACGGCCGTGTCCAGGCAACCCAGCTGGCCCCCACCGAAACCCTCCCTGACCTAACCCTCCGCTCCGCTCCGCCCGTCCGGAGCCATAACGTTCACCAAGCACTACCTCAGggcttccttcccctctccccagcccGCACGGCCGCCTGCGGCCTCGCCTTGCCTCGTGTCCCCTCGCTGGGCCTCGCCTACCGCCAGCCCGCCCACCCTCCGGCTGCGACGCGGGCCCTCCCCCGCCTCCGCCCCGAGTCTCCACCCTGAGGCCCGCCTCCAGCCAGGCTGCCTTCCCCACCCGCCGGGCCCCGtcgccccctcccccgccccctctAAACCTCCCTCGGCCCGCCAGCTCGCCCGACCCGACCCACCTCCGCCGGCCCTCTCTCCTCCCCCGGCCCCGCCCCCGAGCCGTCCGcatcccccccttccccccccccccccccccccgccttagCCCTAGCCCTAGTCCTAGCCTTAGCCCGGCACCCCGGCCGCCCGGCCGCCCGGCCCCGCGTCCCGCCTCCCCCCTGGGGCTCGCACGGACCCGAAGGGTGGATGCCGCCGGATCCGGGCAGACACACTAGCAGTAGAGAGGGTAGCCGAAGCTGGTCGCCAAGGGCTGACACTGCCGAACGGTCACggtcgccgccgccgccgctctgTCGAGAGAGAAAGAGCTCTGCGGGTCACGACCGGCTGCTCTGGCACTCAGGGGCGAGTGGCGGGCTGGGAACGCGTACGCGGTAATAAAGGGGGCGGGCTACTGGCGCGCGCCAGGGCCAATCCAAGATGGCCGTGCTAGCGGTGCACCTCCAGTCGGACGCCTTCTTGGTGGCCCTCAACCATGCCCTGAGCACCGAAAAGGAGGAGGTCATGGGCCTGTGCCTCGGCGAGGTGAGGGGTCCGGCCTTCGGACGGCGCCGGATGGCCATTTGGCCGGCTCGCTGGTCCTCCGGCTACCCCGGTCCCCCCCCGCGGGCTGAGGCGGGGTGGGGCAGCCCGTTcgaagggggggtgggggggtcccCTGAAGGTCCGGCttagggggggtgggggagacggGGGCAACCGAAGAGTCCaccggcggggggggggggggcggggacgGCCGAAGGTTCAGTCGACCGGCTCCGCCCCCCCCTCCGACTGAGGCACTGTGGGGCGTCCCGGTCAGgcgtgagggggagggggggtggggcgGAGGGGCCCTTAGGTCCGGTTAATGGGGGAGGCGGAGGCGGCCCAAAAGCCTACCGGCGCGGGGAGGTGACGAGGGCGACTAAAGGTTTAGCTGGCTGGCGTCTCTCCCCCTCCGGCTGAGGCGCTGTGGGGCGTCCTGGTTAGgcgcggggtgggggtggggaccaCCGGCTGGTGGACGGGAGGGATCAAGGCGCAGCTAGAATGTCTGGCCTCTGGTGCTTAGGCGAGGAGGGGGTGGCCGAAGGTTCGCCCCCTCTTCCCAGCTGGGCCGGGCTGCCCTCAGTCTCTATTCAGCTTCTACCCCCTGAGGAGCGAGGTGGCCTGACCGGCTCAGCGGGGGTGCGGCTGGGGGCGACCTGGCCCGCGGTGGCGGGGAAAGCTTGGCAATGGTGTGGTCCTCCGTGCAAGGTCCTTGGGCCTTCCACcatcctgccccctccccctcctcacgGGCTCAGGCCCGGCGTGGATTCCCGGGGCAAGCCGCCTTTGCTGCACGGGAAGAGCCAGCATCCCCTGTACTCACTACTCTCCCTGAACCCCGGTTCGAGACCAGCCTTGCCGGAGGGGGGAAGCTGCTGTCCTCgatcccctctcttcccctcccctttcctctctctactcCATCTCTATCCCATTGCATGGGTTGATGGCTGCCCAGGTGTCCCTAATACCCCTCTCTTAAGGAAAAAGTGCCTTCCTGAATGGAGACAAAACAATCCATTTTCCCTGGTGTTGATGGATGTTATTTCCCCATGATTTGGGGTTCCCACTGGCTagagcagtccctgccctcccttAATTTAAGCTGAAGCCCTTGTAGTCTGAGGCTGTCCTTTATTCCAGAAGCCCAGGAGGGAAGCACCTGGAGCCCAACTGCTA
Above is a genomic segment from Monodelphis domestica isolate mMonDom1 chromosome X, mMonDom1.pri, whole genome shotgun sequence containing:
- the LOC100014675 gene encoding cx9C motif-containing protein 4 isoform X4, producing the protein MESLMDIVGQNLRLTSSHKKQHLQKRCPDHQGLVLMDMSQKDPCQKQACDIQKCLQANNYMESKCEAVIQELRRCCAQYPKGRSVVCSGFEKEDEERQKHKAASK
- the LOC100014675 gene encoding protein p13 MTCP-1 isoform X3, whose product is MAEGDIVGAPPDHLWVHQEGVYRDEYQRTWIAFVEEETSFIRARVQQVQVPLSDAVRPSHLPPSQLPLMWQLYPEEHYLDNNSRIWEIEHHLMVRGVEELLLKLLPDD